TGTTCGGGTCGGTGACGTCCATGACGGTCTGGCCGCCGTTGTCGGTGGAGTTGCCGTAGATCGCCCAGGAGTAGGTCTGGTAGTCGGTGGCGCTGGCGAACACCGGCATGGTCACGGTCCGGCCGTACTGCCCGGGGATCGGCCCGCCGTCCTTGACGAGGTTGTGGAAGTAGGCGTCCTCGCCGCGCAGGTGCTCGCAGACCGGCTGCAGCTGGGCGACCGTCAGGGCCTGCGCGCGCAGCGTCTTGTTGTCGCAGACCAGGACGTTCGGCAGCACCGTGTCGGCGAGCTTGTTCGGCAGGTCGCAGGTGCCGTAGTAGGAGCACTGCCCGCGGTCGTAGGCGTTGGCGTTGTACGCCACGTGCACGTACAGCGGGCCGGTGGCGCCGAGGATCCGGGTGGTGTCCAGCAGCTGCTTGACCAGCGGCTTCGCGGCGGTCTCCACCGGGGTGCTGACGCCGGCCATCCGGGCGATGTCGTTGCCCGCGTTGACGTCCAGGAAGGCGTTCGGCGTGCCCAGCAGGTCGCGGTGGTTGAGCGCGAAGTTGCCGAGGGCGGTGACCAGGCCGGTGTCCGCGCCGATCGCGTTGACGAAGTCGGTGTTCCAGTTGGCGCGCCAGAGCGGGGCGAACAGCACCGCGTTCACCGCGTTGACCATCTTCGGGTACTGGTTGTAGCCGTTGTCGTACGAGTTCAGCACTTGCTGGTAGGTGCCCAGGTAGCTCGCCTGGAGGTTGGCGCTGTCGGTGAGGATCAGCACGTCGTACAGCACGGTGCCGTTGGCGTCGGTGACGTCCTTCCAGTGCTGCCCGGCGAAGTAGGCGTCCAGGCCGGCCTTGGTGGCGCCGGTCAGCGAGGAGTCGTAGGAGCCGACCGCTCCCGCGTTGTACGACTGGACGTAGTAGCCGGCCCGGAGGAACTGGACCAGCTGCAGGATGCCGGAGTTGTTGGTGCCGTCGTAGCCCGCCGCCAGGTCCTTGAAGGCGCCCGCGGCGGTGAGCATGTTGGCCTGCTTGAAGATCGCGCCCGCATCCGTGCCGGTCACGTTGTACAGGGTGTTGACGCAGGTGTTGGTGGACGCCTTGACGAAGTTCACCAGGTCGGCGCCGGAGCGGCTGCCGAAGTCGGCGTAGGTGCACGTCTGCGCGGCGGCCGCCGCGCTCGCGCCGGGCGCCGCGCCGGAGGCCTTGGCCTGCTTGCCGGTCTGCCCGGTGGCCGCGGCGTTCCGGGCGACCGGGCGCGGGGTGGTCTGGACGGCGGTGCCGGCCGGCTGTCCCATCTGGGCCTGGCCGAGCAGCGCGGGCGGCAGCGGGGCGGCGACCTCGGTGAGGGTGTCGGGAGCGGCCGCGACGATCGGGCCGAGCGGCTTGGGGACGGCGTCGGCGGGAGCCTTGACGGCCGGTCCGCCGGCCGAGGGCGCCGCGGCGGCGGTCGCGGCCGCGGTCGCCCGGGGCTGGCCGCCGGTGGCCGCGAAGGCCGGGGCCGGCAGCAGGGTGGCCGCGGTGGCGCAGCCGGCCAGCAGGCCGGCCGCGAGCGCGGGGAGGGGTAGGCGCAGGCGCACTGCTTCTCCTGTGGGGGAGCTCACTGAGCATCAGATGGGGGTGGGTGGCGCGACTGCATCCTGGCACCGGAGAGGCGCTCAGAACAATGTCACAGGTCATATGACATTGCATTGACGCGACATAACACCGAGGGCCCGGGCTTGGCGCGGGCCGCTCAGGTGCGCGGCGGTCGGAACGTCCGGCTGGCCCAGCTGTGCAGGTGGGGGGCCTCGGCGGCGAGTTCGCGGTAGGCGGCGACGGCCGCCCCGAACAGGGTGTCCACCAGGCCGGGGCCGAGCGCCTGCGGCCGCCACAGCATCAGGTAGCGCAGCCAGACCGGCGTCCCCAGCAGTGGCCTGAGCGCCACCCCCGGCACCGGCGGCGTGCTGCCCGGCACCAGCGCCGCGCCCAGCCCCGCCGCCACCAGGTCGAGCACCTCCCGCCGTCCGCACGGGAGTTCGCGCACCGCCTGCGGGGCGAGGGCCGCCGACTCGCAGGCCGCCCGGAACAGCGCGGGCCAGCCGGCGCCGTCGGCGGCCGGCAGCAGCCAGGTCTCCGCGGCCAGGTCGGCGAGCGCCGGCTCGGCGTGGTGGCGCAGCGGGTGTCCGGCGGGCAGCGCGACGAACACCGGCTCGGTGGCGACCGCCCGGCCCGCCAGCGGCTGCGCCGGGCGTGGTCCGGCGCCCGGGTGGTCGAGCAGCAGCGCCAGGTCGAACTGCCCGTCCCGGCCCGGGCTCACGGTGAAGCGCAGCTCCGGCCGGAGCTGGCGGGCCCGGGCCAGGGTGCCCGGCAGCAGGGCCGGGCAGTCGGTGGCCAGTTGCAGGTCGCGGCCCGGGCGTTCGCCGTCCGGGCCGCCGGCGCGGCCCAGCCGGTCGACCCGGGAGAGCACCTCGCGGGCGGCGGCCAGCACCTCCGCGCCGAAGGTGGTGGGCACCACCCCGGCGGCCGTCCGCTCGAACACGATCGCGCCCAAGTGTCGTTCGATGCGCCGCAGTTGGGTGCTGGTGGCAGGCTGGGACGCCCCGATCGCGACCGCGGCCCGGCCGACGCTGCCGGTGTCCGCTATCGCGCACAGCACCCGCAGGTGTCGCAGTTCCAGGTCCATGGCCGGCCCTCCCTCGCGTGCGGGCGGCCCCGCCGCGGCGGTGGCTCGGGCAACCTGTGTTATTTCACACGCAACATGTCAGATGGTGCGCTCACCTTCGCTGCCCGGCAGAGCCACGTCAAGTCCCGGGACGGCGCCAAGGCCCGCAGGGTGCGCCGGGCCCGCCGGCGGTGCTCAGGCCGTCAGCTCGGCGGGCAGCGGGTGCGACTGGTACCACTCGGTGCCGACCAGCCGGGCCCGGTCCGCCGGCGTCGCGGCCGCCAACCGCCCCGGCAGCGCCCCGCGGGCCACCTCGGAGCGGTGCGCGAAGATCGCCGCCAGCTTGCGCTCCAGCCACGGCGAGACGTCCAGCGCCTCCACCGACTCGTCCGGCACGCTGTACGCCGGGCGGCCGGGCCGCATCAGCTGCGGGCCCAGGGCGCGGGCCGCGCCGTGCGGGTGGGTGGCCAGCAGCAGGCGCCGTACCCGCCACGGCTCGCCGCGCTCCGGGTACAGGCCGGGCAGCGCCGCCGCGTGCGCCGCGAGCACCGTCAGCCGGTGGGTCTGCCGGTGGTCGGGGTGGCCGGTCAGCCCGCCGTACGCGTCGTGCGTCACCACCCACTCCGGCCGGACCTCCCGCAGGTGGCCGACCAGCCGGCCGACCGCCTCCTCCAGCGGCGCGCTCAGCAGCCGCGCGGCGCCCGGCGCGGACTCCGGCACCTTCGCGTCCGCGTACTCCAGCAGCCGTGGCCCGCCCGTCCCCAACTCGGCCAGCGCGCGCGCCAGTTCCGGCACCCGGTGGGTACCCGCCGCCCAGGTCGCGGTCACCACGGCGGTCCGCGCCCCCGCCTCCGCGTGCCGGGCCAGCAGGCCGCCCGCCGCCAGCGACTCGTCGTCCGGATGGGCGAACACGCCGAGGACACCGGGGAGTTCCATGCCGTACCGCCTCCACTGCACGAGGGTGGGCCCGCCCCCACGCTAGGCCCTCGCCTCCGGATCCCGTCGGATCAGCGCGCGGCGCCCGCGGCTCGTGGCCGCAGCTCCGCCCTGTTCGCGTGCTGTGCGACGCCGGCGGCTCCGGCGACTCGCGTGCCGGCGTTTCGGCCTGCTGCCGCGACGACCGCACCCCCAAGCCCGCCTTCGACGCCCACTGCCGGGTGTTCGCCGAACTCGGGCCGCGCCTGCGCGGATCGGACGCCGCCGCCCCTGACGGGATGTCAGATCCGAACGTGACCGACCCGACGCGGTGATGTTGGTCACGCCGCGTGAGCGCGGTGGCCCGACTGACGTGCCGTCAGTTCCGGCCGGGAGCTGCGCGGTCGCGGTCGGGGCGCGCCGCGGGTGTGGCCGCGGTCACCTACGGCGCGGGAACCACTCCTGGTCAGCGGGCGGACCACCGCCCGGGCGGGAAAGCGGCCAAAGCTAGCATGGGGTCGCCTCAGCTCGGCCTACCCTCGAAAGTTGAATTGTGACTGTCAACGACGACGTGTTCACGGACTGGAAGAACCGCGAGGAACTCGCGGAGTCGATGATCCCGATCATCGGGAGGCTCCACCGCGAGCGGGACGTCACCGTCCTGCTGCACAGCCGTTCCCTGGTGAACAAGTCGGTGGTCAGCATCCTGAAGACGCACCGCTTCGCCCGCCAGATAGCCGGCGAGGAGCTCTCGATCACCGAGACCTTCCCGTTCCTGCAGGCGCTCGCCTCGCTGGACCTCGGCCCGTCCCAGATCGACCTGGGCCTGCTCGCCGAGGCCCACCGCGCCGACGGCCGCGGCCTCTCCCCGGCGGAGTTCACCGCCGAAGCGGTGTCGGGTGCGACCGGCGCCAACAAGCTGGACCGCCAGGCCCCGCGCGACGTGGTGCTCTACGGCTTCGGCCGGATCGGCCGCCTGCTCGCCCGCCTGCTGGTCGAGAAGGCCGGCGGCCTGCGGCTGCGTGCCATCGTGGTGCGCAACGGCGGCGGCGACGACCTGGTCAAGCGCGCTTCGCTGCTGCGCCGCGACTCCATCCACGGCCAGTTCCAGGGCACCATCACCGTGGACGAGGCGAACAGCACCATCATCGCCAACGGCAACGCGATCAAGGTGATCTACTCGAACGACCCCAGCGAGGTGGACTACACCGCGTACGGGATCGACGACGCCATCCTGATCGACAACACCGGCCGCTGGCGCGACCGCGAGGGGCTGTCCAAGCACCTGCGCCCCGGCATCGCGAAGGTCGTGCTGACCGCCCCGGGCAAGGGCGACGTGCCGAACATCGTGCACGGCGTCAACCACGACACCATCAAGCCGGACGAGCAGATCATCTCCTGCGCGTCCTGCACCACCAACGCGATCGTCCCGCCGCTGAAGGCGATGAACGACGAGTACGGGGTGCTGCGCGGCCACGTGGAGACCGTCCACTCGTTCACCAACGACCAGAACCTGCTGGACAACTACCACAAGGCCGACCGCCGCGGCCGGTCCGCGCCGCTGAACATGGTGATCACCGAGACCGGTGCCGCCTCCGCGGTCGCCAAGGCCCTCCCGGACCTGCAGGCGAAGATCACCGGCAGCTCGATCCGGGTCCCCGTGCCGGACGTCTCGATCGCCATCCTGAACCTGCAGCTGGCCCGTGAGACCACCCGCGAGGACGTCCTCGACCACCTGCGGGACGTCTCGCTGACCTCCCCGCTGAAGCGGCAGATCGACTTCATCGACTCGCCCGACGCGGTCTCCAGCGACTTCATCGGGTCCCGGCACGCCTCGATCGTCGACGCGGGCGCCACCAAGGTCGAGGGCGACAACGCGATCCTCTACCTGTGGTACGACAACGAGTTCGGCTACTCCTGCCAGGTCGTGCGGGTGGTCCAGCACGTCTCGGGCGTCGAGTACCCGACCTTCCCGCGCCCGGCGGTCTGACCCCCGCTGCGCACCTCCCGACCCCGGTCGGCCTTCGGGCCGGCCGGGGTCGGCGCGTTCCCGGCCCGGCGCCCCGTCAGGACTGTTCGGCGGCGCGCTTCCTGGCGTAGGCCCGGGCCGCCCGGACCCGGTCGCCGCAGCGGGTCGAGCACCAGTGGCGGGCGGCGTGGGTGCGGACGAAGAACCGGGTGCAGGGCGCGCCGCCGCAGCGGGCCAGGCGCTCCGCGTCCGGACCGGTGAGCAGCTCGGCGGCGTCGGCGGCGAGCAGGGCCATCGCCCGGTCGGCGATCCGGTCGGCCGGGTGCGGCATCGTCCGGTACGGGCCGCGCTCGGCGTCCCAGCGCAGCAGCGGTGCGGACGGGGTGGCGGTCAGCGCGTCGTTGACGGCGGCCAGGGCGGCGGTGGGGGCGGCGCCGCCCGTGACCCGGGCGTCCAGCAGCTCGCGGACGGCCGCCCGCAGGCCCTGCAGGCGGGCCGTGCAGATCTCCTGGATCCGGCCGCCGACCGGGGCGAGCCGGTGCTCGATCAGCCAGGCGGAGGCCGGGTCGGGCGTGCCGAGCAGGTCCAGCGGGCCGGTCGGCAGGGTCAGCAGCGAGTTGGCGAAGTCCAGCGCCGGGTACTGCTCGGCGCCCGGGGCGGGCGGCGGGACGGCGGGGGCGGCGGTGCGCTGGTTCATGCCCCCATGGTAGCCGGTGTCCGAGCAGTCTCACGGGAAATCTTGCGCTGACCCGTGAGAAGTCTGCTAGCTTTCTCTCACGGGAAAACCCGATGTTCTCCGTGATTGACCGTCGAATCGTGAGGTGTGCCATGACCGCTGTCCCCGCCGTCCAGGTCTTCGGAGGCCCGACCGCGCTGATCGAGTACGGCGGCCTGCGCCTGCTCACCGACCCGACCTTCGACGCCCCCGGCGACTACCCGCGCGGCGGCGGCCGCTTCCTCACCAAGACCCTCCCCGGCACCGTCGACCCCGCCGCCCTCGCCCCGGTCGACGCCGTCCTGCTCTCCCACGACGAGCACCCCGACAACCTCGACCACAGCGGCCGCAAGCTGCTCCTCGACGTCCCGCTCACCCTCACCACCCGCGGCGGCGCCGAGCGCCTCGGCGGCACCGCCCGGGGCCTCGCCCCCTGGCAGAGCGTCGAGTTGGACCGCCCCGACGGCGGCGCCGTCACCGTCACCGCGGTGCCCGCCCAGCACGGCCCGGACGGCAGCGAGCCCGTGGTCGGCGAGGTGATCGGCTTCGTCCTCACCGGCGACGGCCTCCCCGTGGTCTACGTCAGCGGCGACAACGCCTCGCTCGCCGTCGTCGAGCGGATCGCCGAGCGCTTCGGCCCCGTCGACACCGCCGTGCTGTTCGCCGGCGGCGCCCGCACCGGCATCTTCGACAACGCCCTGCTCACCCTGGACAGCGCCCTCGCCGCCCGGGCCGCCGGCATCCTCGGCGCCCGCCGGGTGGTCCCCGTCCACTTCGACAGCTGGGCCCACTTCACCGAGGGCCGGGAACCCCTGCTCGCCGCCTTCGCCGCCGCCGGCCTCGCCGGCGTGCTCGAACTGAGCTGACCGCCCGTCAGGCGGGCAATCCCGTTGCCGCCCCACCGCCGCCCCTGCCAGGCTGCCTCCCGTGCCCGGGCAGCAGAATCGCAAGCGGAAGGCGGCGGCCGCCGCGCAGCGCCAGCAGTACGCGGAGTGGACGTGGCAGCGGGTCCTGGTGACGCTGGAGCGGGACGAGCTGAAGGACGTGGTCCGGCGGCTGCTCGCGGACGGGACGGTCACGGACGAGACGCAGCTGCGGATCGACGCGCCGTGCAGCCGGGACGGCACCCCG
The DNA window shown above is from Streptomyces sp. TLI_171 and carries:
- a CDS encoding ABATE domain-containing protein; this translates as MNQRTAAPAVPPPAPGAEQYPALDFANSLLTLPTGPLDLLGTPDPASAWLIEHRLAPVGGRIQEICTARLQGLRAAVRELLDARVTGGAAPTAALAAVNDALTATPSAPLLRWDAERGPYRTMPHPADRIADRAMALLAADAAELLTGPDAERLARCGGAPCTRFFVRTHAARHWCSTRCGDRVRAARAYARKRAAEQS
- a CDS encoding glyceraldehyde-3-phosphate dehydrogenase: MTVNDDVFTDWKNREELAESMIPIIGRLHRERDVTVLLHSRSLVNKSVVSILKTHRFARQIAGEELSITETFPFLQALASLDLGPSQIDLGLLAEAHRADGRGLSPAEFTAEAVSGATGANKLDRQAPRDVVLYGFGRIGRLLARLLVEKAGGLRLRAIVVRNGGGDDLVKRASLLRRDSIHGQFQGTITVDEANSTIIANGNAIKVIYSNDPSEVDYTAYGIDDAILIDNTGRWRDREGLSKHLRPGIAKVVLTAPGKGDVPNIVHGVNHDTIKPDEQIISCASCTTNAIVPPLKAMNDEYGVLRGHVETVHSFTNDQNLLDNYHKADRRGRSAPLNMVITETGAASAVAKALPDLQAKITGSSIRVPVPDVSIAILNLQLARETTREDVLDHLRDVSLTSPLKRQIDFIDSPDAVSSDFIGSRHASIVDAGATKVEGDNAILYLWYDNEFGYSCQVVRVVQHVSGVEYPTFPRPAV
- a CDS encoding MBL fold metallo-hydrolase, with the translated sequence MTAVPAVQVFGGPTALIEYGGLRLLTDPTFDAPGDYPRGGGRFLTKTLPGTVDPAALAPVDAVLLSHDEHPDNLDHSGRKLLLDVPLTLTTRGGAERLGGTARGLAPWQSVELDRPDGGAVTVTAVPAQHGPDGSEPVVGEVIGFVLTGDGLPVVYVSGDNASLAVVERIAERFGPVDTAVLFAGGARTGIFDNALLTLDSALAARAAGILGARRVVPVHFDSWAHFTEGREPLLAAFAAAGLAGVLELS
- a CDS encoding collagenase, which codes for MRLRLPLPALAAGLLAGCATAATLLPAPAFAATGGQPRATAAATAAAAPSAGGPAVKAPADAVPKPLGPIVAAAPDTLTEVAAPLPPALLGQAQMGQPAGTAVQTTPRPVARNAAATGQTGKQAKASGAAPGASAAAAAQTCTYADFGSRSGADLVNFVKASTNTCVNTLYNVTGTDAGAIFKQANMLTAAGAFKDLAAGYDGTNNSGILQLVQFLRAGYYVQSYNAGAVGSYDSSLTGATKAGLDAYFAGQHWKDVTDANGTVLYDVLILTDSANLQASYLGTYQQVLNSYDNGYNQYPKMVNAVNAVLFAPLWRANWNTDFVNAIGADTGLVTALGNFALNHRDLLGTPNAFLDVNAGNDIARMAGVSTPVETAAKPLVKQLLDTTRILGATGPLYVHVAYNANAYDRGQCSYYGTCDLPNKLADTVLPNVLVCDNKTLRAQALTVAQLQPVCEHLRGEDAYFHNLVKDGGPIPGQYGRTVTMPVFASATDYQTYSWAIYGNSTDNGGQTVMDVTDPNNKPVCVMYQKSWNDDFPGNIWNLSHEYTHYLDNIHNLKGNFGTETSVPDIWWIEGFAEYESYSYRGVTDTQAMTEAGKHTYKLSTLFQNTYGNSDSTRVYPWGYLAVRYMFEQHPADVYAMLGHFRTGDYQGGYAVYNGLGTSYDADFDAWLTRCNAGACYATGPTALFDQSVSGTTVTLTDRSVVTNSPAQITSWHWTFGDGGSSDQRNPSHTYASPGTYTVALTVTDSTGRSTATPSSVTVTALPACTDQRTDAMGQNCQRTGRARTAGSLDYLYVYLPAGTTTLKISTSGGTGTAYLYYNDSTWASPSAFTASSTATGTSQTITVTNPTAGYRYLSLYAVTDFSGVTVATQF
- a CDS encoding LysR family transcriptional regulator, with the protein product MDLELRHLRVLCAIADTGSVGRAAVAIGASQPATSTQLRRIERHLGAIVFERTAAGVVPTTFGAEVLAAAREVLSRVDRLGRAGGPDGERPGRDLQLATDCPALLPGTLARARQLRPELRFTVSPGRDGQFDLALLLDHPGAGPRPAQPLAGRAVATEPVFVALPAGHPLRHHAEPALADLAAETWLLPAADGAGWPALFRAACESAALAPQAVRELPCGRREVLDLVAAGLGAALVPGSTPPVPGVALRPLLGTPVWLRYLMLWRPQALGPGLVDTLFGAAVAAYRELAAEAPHLHSWASRTFRPPRT
- a CDS encoding PIG-L deacetylase family protein, whose amino-acid sequence is MELPGVLGVFAHPDDESLAAGGLLARHAEAGARTAVVTATWAAGTHRVPELARALAELGTGGPRLLEYADAKVPESAPGAARLLSAPLEEAVGRLVGHLREVRPEWVVTHDAYGGLTGHPDHRQTHRLTVLAAHAAALPGLYPERGEPWRVRRLLLATHPHGAARALGPQLMRPGRPAYSVPDESVEALDVSPWLERKLAAIFAHRSEVARGALPGRLAAATPADRARLVGTEWYQSHPLPAELTA